ACGATGGCTTGATGCGAATCCTGGCGCTGACGCATACCGGCATGACGACCGTCGATTTTGATGCGCGCGTCGAATCTTGGCGGAAGATCGCACGACATCCACGCTTTCAGAAAGCGTACACCGATCTCACTTATCAACCGATGCAGGAGCTGCTGACGTATCTCCGCGACAATGGTTTCGAGACGTTCATCGTCTCCGGTGGTGGAGCCGATTTCATGCGGGTCTGGTCCGAAGCTGTCTACGGGATTCCGCCGCAGAATGTCGTTGGATCGACAGCGTTAACGAAGTTCGAATTTCGCGACGGCAAACCTGTCTTGATCAAGACGATGGACCAGGCGTTTGTCGACGACAAGGATGGCAAACCGGTCGGGATTCATCAGTTCATCGGTCGGCGGCCGATCGCCTGTTTTGGCAACAGCGATGGAGATCAAGCGATGCTCGAATACACGACGATCGGCAACCCGTTGCCAAGTTTCGGGATGCTGGTTCATCACACCGATGCCGAACGCGAGTACGCTTACGACGCTCATCCGCCCGCCAGCGGCACGCTGGTTACCGCGCTCGCAGCGGCACCGGCTAACGGTTGGAACGTGGTTGATATGAAGACCGACTGGAATCAGATTTGGAGAACCGACGCATTGGAATCAGCGCAGACCTTTTCAAAAGCATTGGTCGGCAACTGGTTGGCCGAGGATATCGAGAACCGAGGCGTCGTCGACCGGGCGCAAACGACGCTGGAGATCGCCGACGACGGCGCCGCAGCGGGCAACACTTCGGTCAACCGCTACTCGGGCAAAGCGAAGATCAGCGGAGATAAGATCGAACTGGGACGGTTGGTCATGACGCGCCGCGCCGGTCCGCAATCGCTGATGGATCAAGAGACGCGGTTCATGGCGGCACTGGCTAAAGTGACCCGCTACCGAATCGGCGACGACGGCCTGCTGTACCTGATCGACGCCGAAGGAAACGAGATCGTGCGGTTTTCAAAAATCGAAAACTAACCGCACGTTGAGTGATCCGATTCGAGATCCTTCCTGCGAGAGGATCTTGGATCGCGGATCAGCTTGGTTCATCGTGCGGTTCGTTGAAATTGGGGCCCCAGGGATCGATCTGCTTCAGCTGTTTCGATTCCAGGAAGCGATAGCAGTCGGGCAGGTCGAACCGCTGCAAGATCCCGGGGACCATCGACGAGAGCGGCCACTTGTAGGTCTCCGCCGATGCAAGATCGGTATACGACGTGAGAGCGTGTTGCAGCGTGACCTGCTTCACGACCGGCGACAACACCGCCGCAAACGTCGCCGGGATCGCTCCCCAACCGGCCGAAAGAGGACACCCATAAAATGCCTGCCATCCACAGTCTCTCGACTCCCCAAAAAATGCTTGCGCTTGCTCGAAGTTTGGCTGTCCCAAAAATATCTCTGCGACTCTGACAAACCATCTGTCGACTCTCAAGTCTGCGAGTGCCACGCCGGTTGTGGCAAGCCGAACTAGCTGACCATTTACTCAAGACGTTCAAACCGAGTTTGGATGTGCCGCCAACCCGATGATGATCCGTGTTGGGAATTTTGAAGAGCCACAGACGTTTAAAACTGCCGAAAACGCCGCCAGCCGCGTTTTTTCACGCTTCAATTTGCCTTGACTAAGGTTGGTGATTTCTGGGACTCTCCGTCAAAGTCGATTTCGCTTAGCCCACGGAAGGGAAACGTTATGAAAAGCTCGGAAGCATCCTTTACCGCTGACGGTGTGCAAACGTTGAATTCCGTCTGTGATGAGTTTCGACGACAACTCAAAGCCGGCTTGTTAAAATGCGGTAGTAACTCTCCGGTGGCCCCTGACGATGTCCTGCGCGTCGCGGAAGCCTTGCAGCAGTCGCCGTGGCTCACAAAATTCCAGGAAGACGACTCCGATGACTCCGAGCGACGAGCAGCCTGATCGGTCGGTGAACGATTCTGAACTTTCGTTCTCGGCCCTTGAAGAGCGAGACACCTTGGTTCAAGCGTTCCGTGATTTCGTGGACGCGGAACTTGCGAAGCCCGGATTGAATAACATCTCCGAAGTGGTCGCCGAATTCTCTCGTCGCGTCACTTTCTTGACAAAGCACTTTGATGTTGATCACCTCACGGATGATCTCGCGGCGCAGTTACTAGCACTGAGCGACGCGAAAATGGCGGAACTCGCCTTGGACGCGGTCGATTCAGAAGCGGGCCGTGACCGACTAGCACGCTACCTTAACTCTCAACCGTATCCGCACTACGAAACCGATCCGAACAATCGCGACTTGGTCATCCGGATCGAAGAGAACGGCTCCCGCGTGTTGGGGCACTTCGTCAACGAGCACTTTGTTGCCGTGAACAATGAGCGGTGACAGCCCGAATGACCGTCCGACGATCATCGCGTTGGCAGGATCAAACGGAGCTGGCAAATCCACCTTCTACGAAACGCATCTTGCCAGTCTCAGTTGGCCATTTGTCAATGCGGATCTGCTTGCGAAGGAACTGAGCCTCGATCCGTATCCCGCAGCAGAGCTCGCAAAACAGCAACGCGAGGAACTCTTTGAGCAGAAGGCTAGCTTCATCTTTGAAACGGTATTTTCAGATCCAGTAGGCGAGAAGGTTGGTTTTCTAGAAGAGGCCGCAAAGTCTGGCTACCACGTCATCCTCAGCTTTGTGGCAATCCGTGATCCCGAAATGTCGATTCAAAGAGTCGGGATGCGAGTGAGTCAGGGTGGGCACTCGGTCCCGATAGAGAAGCTTCGCTCACGCCACGCCAGAACTCTGGAGAATCTGAAGCTGGCGATTCGGTGTCTTCCACAGGTCCGCATCTTCGACAACTCAGATCTCAGCAAACCCTACGAGCATGTTGCTACGTTCGTGAACGGAGAGCCGCAGACAGGATTCGGCATGCTCAGCGCGTGGCTGATAAAGCGTCTTGCGTCTGAGTTCTATCCCGGTGCGTAAATCACTTGCAACGCAACGTTCACCAAGAGTTCAGAGGAAGCCAAAAGGGGACGCCTACAGTGTCTCGAGTCCCCAAAAATGCTTGAGCGAGCTCGAAGTTTGGCTGGCTCCAAAATGGTCGCGCTGCGGCTCGCGCCGCAGGCTTTGTGCGATCGCCGGCTCTGCGGCTTTAAACCTTTCATCGAAGCTCCTGCACGTGGAAGCGAGCTTCACCAGCGGATCAGCTTGGTTCGTCGTGCGGATCGTCGAAGTTTGGCCCCCAGGGATCGATCTGCTTCAACTGTTTCGATTCCAGGTAGCGGTAGCAGTCGGGCAGATCGAACCGCTGCAAGATTCCGGGGACCATCGACGAGAGCGGCCACTTGTAGGTCTCCGCCGAGGCGAGATCGGTATACGACGTGAGGGCGTGTTGCAGCGTGACCTGTTTCACGACCGGCGACAACACCGCCGCAAACGTCGCCGGGATCGCTCCCCAACCGTTTCCGATCAAATGGACTCCGTCGTGACCGAAGGACTGCAGCCAGTTGAGGACCGTCAGAAGATCGAACGTCCGTTGCCGCGGGTATTCGTCGCGGAACATCACTCCGTGAATCGCGTACATGTAATCGGAACCGTACGCGGACAGATAGGAATTGACGTCGGCGGTATCGGGTTGCGATTCCCCCATGCCGCGCAGGTCGACCGTGAAGACGGGCGTGTCAGGATTTTCGGCGATCGCTTTACCAAGCAGTTCGTTTTCGCGTAGCTCCGCATCGGACGAGTGATGCGACACATACAGGATCGCCTGACGCTTATCCTTGGGCGGTCGCGAGAAGTGCCAGTCGTTGTCGATTCGATAGACCAACGCTTGCACGCGTGGTTCGGTCTCGATCACATATGCGGCGACGTACTTGCGAGGATATTTACGATCGCGGCGGTTTCGCAAGATCCGATAGTGCGAATCGTCCAGCGGTTTTCGATCCCCCAACCAATCGTGGACCATCTTCTTCAGCGGCTTTGCGCCGATCTCACCTCGGCTCTCCGCCAGCTTAGCAGCCGCTTCGCGGGTGAACTGTTGGACCGTCTTCGAACCCAACTCGCTGACCTGGCCATCAGGAGTGCACCACAAGGTCTTATCGTCTTCGATCGTCATCTCGGGCTCTGCCGGATCGCCATCGCTGCCGGTGGCGCGATTGAACCAACCGTACATCGCCTCGCGATTCTCTAGAGTGAAACCGTGACGCGTTGGCCCCACGAACAGACCGATGTTCTCCTCTTTCCCAAGCTTGCTATACAGCCGCTTCAGTCGCTCGTAAGCTTGTTCGGCACCGCGGACATCGAAGAAGTCCTGCTCCTTGGCCAGGATGATGACCGGTTTGGGAGCCAGCGCGGCCAGAAAGTCTTCGTGATCTAGGCCCAGAGCGAGTGCATTGGGAGGACATTGTTCGGTGTCCGTCGGCAACTCGTTCTCCAGGTTCCGAACGAACGACGTCACGTAACAGGATGGAGCGGCCATCGCCCACCGCTGGTCGACTCCGGCCAACAGCGTGGTCATCGTTCCGCCGCCCGAATTGCCTGTCACGCCGATCTGTGCAGGATCGACCTCGGGGCGGGTGAGTAGATAATCGAAGGCTCGAATGCCATCCCAGGCTCTCCACATACTGAACGACTCGCCCGTCAGGAACTGCTGATTCCCAGCCAACAGATGCTCGCGAACGCCGACGCCGACGTGCGACTTCAGATGTTCGTCGACATACTGCAACCGTTCGCCTTGTCCGATGGGATCGTAGATCAGGCAGACATAACCCTTTTTAGCGAGGCCCTGCGAGAACGACTGGTAGGCTTCTTCGGCTTTCCCATTGTGAGAGTGACCGCAGGTGCCGACGACCGCCGGACGTGGGCCTTCGACATGGGTTGGGATATAGAGATTGGCAGTCACCAAAAAACCGGGGCGACTCTCGAAGATCAGATTCTCGATCCGATACCCTTCGCGTTGGACGACTCCTGTGATTTGTGGATTCAGCGGCGTCTTCTCGGGCCGCGGTCCGAAGCATTCTCGCACCCGCGTTTGGCACGACTTCACGTACGCTTCCGCATCGGCCTGCGTTTCGATGGCATCGAGCCGGGCAACTCGCTTGTCATGAAATTTCCGCATCCGGTCGACGTAATATTCTTGTATCATCCGCGGGAAACGATTCAGCGGCGTCATCGCCGCCGGTTCGGATTGCCCCATCGCTCCGCTGGCCCACCACTGCTGGGCGATCAACGCTCCCAGCGCTCCGGCAGCCGATGATTGCAAAAATTGACGACGTGGATTCGGGGAGGACATGCAGGTCTCCAGAGGAGGGTAGGGAGAGTATCGCGGGAGGGAAAGTTAGCCAACATGGTAACCCAAACCGACGGCGGCATCGACTTTTAAGGAGCTCGAATCGCAGGTGCGGCAACGGACGAAGAACGATCTATTCCGCAGCAGGAGACTTCAGTTCTTCGCGCAGCTTTTCCAAGCCGGTGAGGTTTTCCTGAAGGGCGACCTCGGCATCGACACCGCTTCGGTGATCGATGATCCCGATCGGGCCGCGATAGCCCGAATCGGCAAGCTGACGCATCATCGTCAGTTCATGGTCGCCGCTGCCCAGCGGCATGATCCGGGCGCCGCCGCCGTTGTAATCGGCATCCTTCCAGTTCATGCCGTTCAGATTGACCGCAAACAGATGAGGCATCATCCGCTGCAGCGCTTGCGGAAAGTCGCGCATGTGCTGGTGACCGCGATGGAAGTTGAAGATGGTGCCGATCTTGATCCCGGTTTGTTCGCGTACGCCATCGATGATCGCCAGTTGGACGTCGAGCTTGCCGAACCACGAGCCATAGTTGTACAGGGCCAATTGGCAGCCCGATTGGTCGACGCATTGGGCGAGGTCGGAAAAGGCAGCGATCAAGCGTTTGTTACGCTCTTCCCCCGAGACATCCTTGAACGAGTTGCGAGAGAACATCGCCCAGATCTGCGGCGTTTCTCCTCGCCGTTTCAAAACGTCGAGGATCTGCTTCACCTGCTCCTCTTCGGACGGCTTGTCGGTTTCGACAACAAGATAAACCGACGTCACTTCGATATCGCGTTTGGCATATTCGTCCATCTGCTCTTCCAAGATCGGAAGGTATTTCTTGAACGCTTCAAAACCGACTTTCGTAAAACCAAAGTTCGCCACCATCTCCGCCCGTTCCGCCGGCGTCCGCTTGACCGAATCGGTGAACATCACCAACCAAGCTGTCAAGTTATCAGGGGCGTACAAGGCAACCGCGTCACCAGCCGCCGTGGTTTGAGGCTGAGCCCACGCGGTTGCGGGAAGAGAGAATAGACAAAGGGTCAGCGTTGCCGCGAACCGAGCGGAGGCGATCATCGTTGTTGCGTCCTGGGCAGGGGGGAGTCAAAGGGTGGTCTGGCAAATCGATTTCATCGTATCGGAAAGGTTTGGGGTTTCCTCCCCGTCACTTCTCCTCTTTTTCGGCTTGCAGTTGGGCGATCCACTGCGTGAGTGCTTCGACAGCCTGGTCATCGGTTTTCAAGCGACCCACCGGCGGCATCCGATAACCGCGTTTGTCCGACGTCACTCGCAATAGCATCACCGATCGTTCCGGTTTCCCCGGGGCAATCAGCTTCACGTTGGAGAGGCCCATATGATTGAGCGGCTTGGCATCCAACACGCCCAGATCGGAGAGTTCGGCAGCGTAGTCGGCGAACCAGTTTGCGTTGACGCCACCGGTCGTGTGGCACTGGCTGCAATTGCTGGCCAGATAAGAACGAACCCGCCGGTCCAAGGGGACCGTTTCATCATCCAACGGGTACAGTCGATCGAGGTCGTCGATCGCATCCTCCTTTGGCGGCGCGGTGAACAGGCCGACATGGGCTAGCGAACGCAACTGGTTATCCGATTTACCCGTCGTGGCGTAATGGAAATCGCGATTGAGCTGGCGCGTGTTAGGTCCAAGCACATAACCCGATGCATGCGTATGGCACGTCATACAATCCTCGGGGCCGGGATAGAACCAAGGCTGTCGGCTGCCATCGGCTAGCTGTACCTCTTCCTCAACACCGGTCGTTACCAGGTTGGCATCGTCGTTCGAATCGTTCCAACGGTAGGTCGCACCGTAGATCGTTTGATCTTCTTTGACGACGGTCAGTCGCGTCTCGATCCGCTTCTGCTCTTCGCCCAGGGCAAAGTGCTTTACGAAGACCGTCCCAGCGGGGAAGGTCCACGGTTCGCTAGGATCGAAATCGATCGTCATCCCCGCGGGAACAAAGACCCAGCGTTGCTTAAACGCTCCGTCGGACCAGAGCGGCGAATTCACGTCGTATGGAATCGCTCCGTCAGCCAAGGTCATCGAGCGGACGTCGGCAAAGGCTCCCGTTTCAGAAAGCTTCTGCGGCAGGAAATCGCGTTCGCTGCGCGGCATCTGCAGATAGGGTTCCGAACCGTGATAGCGATCGATTCCGTATGCCTTCGCGTGGCGGAACAAAGCTGACTTCGGCAACGGTGATCGAGACGACGCGTGCGGGCTTCGCATCTCAAGGGCGCAGGGGACCGATCCGGCACTGCGATCGATCCGCAGCGTAAAGGCATGTTTTCCCGCTTCCAGCGGAATCAAACCGGCTGGCGAACTCGGACCGCTGAACACCTGCGATGTTCCGATCGTGAATGTCGCTGAGTCCGGTTTGGTCGCGGCGAATTCATAGACGCCCGGCTCGTCGACTTGTATAAAACCTGAAACGACCATCCCAGCGTTTGATGGCGGAACTAATTCAAAGCTCGACACGGTCCCCGATTGCGCCGATCGATCTTCCGATGCGGCGGCGTATTCGACTCCGGCAACCAAACCCTTCATCGGACCGGGTGGATAATCGGCGGGGCGCGCGGTGAGCGCTTCGATCTGAAGTTTGCGTTCGGCGGCCGGATGAGTGCCATTGTCGGCGATCACGCGGGCGGCGTAGTTGCCCGGCCGATTGGCCCGCCACACGATCTCTCCCGATTCAGGATCGATCTTCATTCCTTCGGGAGCGTCTCGCAAGGCGAAGCGAACATTCGATTGACTGTCCGCCCGAACTGTCGCTCGATAGTCGGCCCCAACAAAGGCAACGGTGGCCGGCATCTCGGTGATCACCGGTGGATGCGCGTCCGCGTCGACCTGAAGAAACAGCGGCTGGGTCGTTACCGATTTGCCGTCGTTGTCGGTGACACGCGCTTGTACCTCGTATCGGCCGCGTGGTGGCTGTTTCCAGCGGACGCCCCACAGCGAATCATCCGTTTTGGAGTGGACACATTTTTGTGACTTTCCATTGACCAAGAGAACAACTTCCGAAACCTGCCCGTCGTAGTCGCGGGCTTCGATATGAAAGTCGATCGTTGCATCGGCGGCGTAGACCGACCGATTTTCAGGCGACTTGATCACAACCGAAGGAGGAATGTTTCCCCCCAGCGGCTTGAGCAATTCGATGCCTCCCTTGATACCACCATCGCCGCGGCGGCGGCCAAAGTTGGCGACGTAGATCCATCCCTGTTCGGTGACAAACAGATCCATCACCCCTTGGAAGACGATCGGCTGGTTGTCCTCACCTTTCAGAAACTCGTGGAAACCGGTGAAGTTCCCATTCTCATCCAACACAAAACGTTCGATCCCCGCCAGGTTGACTCCCTCGGCTCCTTGAGCGTACAGGTATCCGGCAACGAGGTCGCCGTTGAGGTATTCATCGATTCCGCTGATGCAATGATTCCGCCGCGTCCCAATCATCAAGCTGAGATCGAAGTTCGGCAGCGGCATCGTCCCGACGGGATATTCGGGGATCTCGAACGGATCGACCTCCGCCGTCGGGTTGCCGCCGTAAGAAACCCATTCCTTGCGAAGCGGATTCGCGTGACCGTAATAGGCTCCTCGTTTTAGACGGGCGACCAAATCGGGCGGCCCATCGGAGACAACCTCTTCTTTGATCGGACCGCCGACCAACAACGGCCCTCGAGGTGGATCGTGGATGGTGACATAATATTCCCCGTTGGAATGTTGGACGATCCCGTGCGGGTTGCGAAGTCCGGTGGCGACCAATTGAATCGGCGCGTCCCCTCCCTGCATTTGTTCCAATGTGTAGTCGCGCGGCGAGACAGCTCCCTTGGCGAAGTCGGGATGTTGGAAATCGATCTCCAAAACGGCTGCGCTCTGATTGTCTTCGGTCGTTCCCCAGAAAGTCCGTCCGCCTTGGTTGGCGTACATTTTTCCCGACGGGGTGAAGACGAGATTGTTCATTCCATGGTTGCCACCGCGGCCTAAGAAATCCAACACGATCGTATTCTCGATCACTGGATCTGCCGCTCCCACCGGCTTGACGCGAATCCGATTCATGTGGCCGCGATCGTTGAGAACGGTGATGTAGAAGATAAGATTCTCCGCCGTCGCCGAGGGATCAAAAACGAAACCGTTGACCGGTCCCGGCAGCATCAGCAGACGCTCTTCACCAACGACATGTCCCGTGGCCGAATCCAATTGGTAACGCCAGACCTCGCCCAAGTGTTCCTTGACCATCTTCCCCTCGCCATTGTCGCGCAGTTCGCGACCGCCGGAGTTGGTCGTGGTGGCATAGAGATGGCCATCGGGACCGATCGTCACCGTGCTGTGGCTATCGCGTTGCACGAGATTTTCGACGGAGAACCGAGGAAAGAACTCGTTTGCGCCAGCCGGTTCCAGCAGAGACGCGACGCCCACCGCAACGATTCCGATAGCGAGGAACTGTCGAGAGCGATCGAGAAGCATTGAAGTCATTTCACACCGTGGCATATTGAGTTGATCGTTCGTGGAGGGCGAGGAAGGGTCGAAGAGATCAGCAGAACCTATCGCTCCAGCTGAATGCGTTTATCAAATCATCGAAGTCGCGGGGGCGACCAGTGCAGCGGGTGGAACACCACACTGGTCGCTGTATTAAACACCGATTTCACTACCCATCGTTAGAGAGAGGGAAATCGTAGTTGATCGTATAGCTCTCTTCGACGATCTCAACATCATCTTTGTGGACCGGGAACAACCGTTCCCCTTCGGGAATAAAGGGAACCTCGACTCCCGTATATCCCGACACTTTCACTGTATGATGACCGAAGACAGGGCCTTTACCATCGGAATCGTAATATCCGTCTTGAATCACAAGAGTCACCTGCGGACCGCTGGTTCCTTTCTCCGCGTTGGGACGGTATTCGATCGTGCCGACGGGAACGGGTTGCCCTTCGAAGGTTACATATCCCGAAACTTCGGCTCGGGGTGGGCCGTTGCTGCCACCACATCCAACGGTCGATCCCAACAGAGCGACCAGCACAGCAAGAACCGAAAATTCAGCTACAGAGAATCTCATTGAGGCGCTCCTCCAATTGGCAAACCGTCAGCTCGGGTCCCCATCGTTTGATACAGATTGATGTCGATGTTTTCCGATCGGAAGCTGACCGATCCATCGACCATGGTGAACATGCATCCGCCGGGATGGTAACTGCCAAAGACTCGCTGCATGTGAGCGTGCGATGGGGTTTGTCCCGGAGCCATCGAAGGATAGAAGGTGTTGATTTGGTCGCGAGCGGTGGCACAGATCGCGGTCTGTGGAACGGAGTTCCAAGCCATCCCGGCCGATCCCCAAGCAAGGTAGTTGTCTTGCGTTGGATCGTCGCCGCGAGCACGCGGATATTTGGTCTCTCCGAACAGGAACGTGTTGGACGTGCCGTCGAGAACGTGGGCGAATTTGGTTTTGGATCCCAGATACAACATGCCATCGTTGTCCAAACCACGTACGCCAACGCTGTCGAGATCGCCGAGGTTCCAACAGGTGTATTCAACGCCACCGGAAACACCGAGGTAGTTCAGCAGGTTGTCTTGCCCCGAGTTGCGTGGATCACTAGGGCATTTGTAGGCATCGATCGACATCAACCAGACCGATTCGTTCTCACGGCCTCCTGCCCAACTGGAGTTCAAGGCCCAATTGATCGCATAGTTGGAATCGAACTGCTCATAGATCGCGTTTTGTTCGATGAAGGGCAGGATCATCGCGGTCCATGGGCTGCGGCCAATCCGATCCCCCGCGCCATGATTGGTCTTAAAACAGTTCCCGCG
Above is a genomic segment from Rosistilla ulvae containing:
- a CDS encoding META domain-containing protein; this translates as MRISSLVFVALLASFSAATAKAQPGSSPHVDPLPSWNETARKQAVIDFVNRVTDRDGDDFVPPAQRIAVFDNDGTLWPEAPLPFQVEFVFEELKRRAPQEPKLAADPMVQAALAGDVKKLLAGKHYDGLMRILALTHTGMTTVDFDARVESWRKIARHPRFQKAYTDLTYQPMQELLTYLRDNGFETFIVSGGGADFMRVWSEAVYGIPPQNVVGSTALTKFEFRDGKPVLIKTMDQAFVDDKDGKPVGIHQFIGRRPIACFGNSDGDQAMLEYTTIGNPLPSFGMLVHHTDAEREYAYDAHPPASGTLVTALAAAPANGWNVVDMKTDWNQIWRTDALESAQTFSKALVGNWLAEDIENRGVVDRAQTTLEIADDGAAAGNTSVNRYSGKAKISGDKIELGRLVMTRRAGPQSLMDQETRFMAALAKVTRYRIGDDGLLYLIDAEGNEIVRFSKIEN
- a CDS encoding zeta toxin family protein, with translation MSGDSPNDRPTIIALAGSNGAGKSTFYETHLASLSWPFVNADLLAKELSLDPYPAAELAKQQREELFEQKASFIFETVFSDPVGEKVGFLEEAAKSGYHVILSFVAIRDPEMSIQRVGMRVSQGGHSVPIEKLRSRHARTLENLKLAIRCLPQVRIFDNSDLSKPYEHVATFVNGEPQTGFGMLSAWLIKRLASEFYPGA
- a CDS encoding alpha/beta hydrolase family protein, whose protein sequence is MSSPNPRRQFLQSSAAGALGALIAQQWWASGAMGQSEPAAMTPLNRFPRMIQEYYVDRMRKFHDKRVARLDAIETQADAEAYVKSCQTRVRECFGPRPEKTPLNPQITGVVQREGYRIENLIFESRPGFLVTANLYIPTHVEGPRPAVVGTCGHSHNGKAEEAYQSFSQGLAKKGYVCLIYDPIGQGERLQYVDEHLKSHVGVGVREHLLAGNQQFLTGESFSMWRAWDGIRAFDYLLTRPEVDPAQIGVTGNSGGGTMTTLLAGVDQRWAMAAPSCYVTSFVRNLENELPTDTEQCPPNALALGLDHEDFLAALAPKPVIILAKEQDFFDVRGAEQAYERLKRLYSKLGKEENIGLFVGPTRHGFTLENREAMYGWFNRATGSDGDPAEPEMTIEDDKTLWCTPDGQVSELGSKTVQQFTREAAAKLAESRGEIGAKPLKKMVHDWLGDRKPLDDSHYRILRNRRDRKYPRKYVAAYVIETEPRVQALVYRIDNDWHFSRPPKDKRQAILYVSHHSSDAELRENELLGKAIAENPDTPVFTVDLRGMGESQPDTADVNSYLSAYGSDYMYAIHGVMFRDEYPRQRTFDLLTVLNWLQSFGHDGVHLIGNGWGAIPATFAAVLSPVVKQVTLQHALTSYTDLASAETYKWPLSSMVPGILQRFDLPDCYRYLESKQLKQIDPWGPNFDDPHDEPS
- a CDS encoding sugar phosphate isomerase/epimerase family protein; the protein is MIASARFAATLTLCLFSLPATAWAQPQTTAAGDAVALYAPDNLTAWLVMFTDSVKRTPAERAEMVANFGFTKVGFEAFKKYLPILEEQMDEYAKRDIEVTSVYLVVETDKPSEEEQVKQILDVLKRRGETPQIWAMFSRNSFKDVSGEERNKRLIAAFSDLAQCVDQSGCQLALYNYGSWFGKLDVQLAIIDGVREQTGIKIGTIFNFHRGHQHMRDFPQALQRMMPHLFAVNLNGMNWKDADYNGGGARIMPLGSGDHELTMMRQLADSGYRGPIGIIDHRSGVDAEVALQENLTGLEKLREELKSPAAE
- a CDS encoding Ig-like domain-containing protein, with amino-acid sequence MLLDRSRQFLAIGIVAVGVASLLEPAGANEFFPRFSVENLVQRDSHSTVTIGPDGHLYATTTNSGGRELRDNGEGKMVKEHLGEVWRYQLDSATGHVVGEERLLMLPGPVNGFVFDPSATAENLIFYITVLNDRGHMNRIRVKPVGAADPVIENTIVLDFLGRGGNHGMNNLVFTPSGKMYANQGGRTFWGTTEDNQSAAVLEIDFQHPDFAKGAVSPRDYTLEQMQGGDAPIQLVATGLRNPHGIVQHSNGEYYVTIHDPPRGPLLVGGPIKEEVVSDGPPDLVARLKRGAYYGHANPLRKEWVSYGGNPTAEVDPFEIPEYPVGTMPLPNFDLSLMIGTRRNHCISGIDEYLNGDLVAGYLYAQGAEGVNLAGIERFVLDENGNFTGFHEFLKGEDNQPIVFQGVMDLFVTEQGWIYVANFGRRRGDGGIKGGIELLKPLGGNIPPSVVIKSPENRSVYAADATIDFHIEARDYDGQVSEVVLLVNGKSQKCVHSKTDDSLWGVRWKQPPRGRYEVQARVTDNDGKSVTTQPLFLQVDADAHPPVITEMPATVAFVGADYRATVRADSQSNVRFALRDAPEGMKIDPESGEIVWRANRPGNYAARVIADNGTHPAAERKLQIEALTARPADYPPGPMKGLVAGVEYAAASEDRSAQSGTVSSFELVPPSNAGMVVSGFIQVDEPGVYEFAATKPDSATFTIGTSQVFSGPSSPAGLIPLEAGKHAFTLRIDRSAGSVPCALEMRSPHASSRSPLPKSALFRHAKAYGIDRYHGSEPYLQMPRSERDFLPQKLSETGAFADVRSMTLADGAIPYDVNSPLWSDGAFKQRWVFVPAGMTIDFDPSEPWTFPAGTVFVKHFALGEEQKRIETRLTVVKEDQTIYGATYRWNDSNDDANLVTTGVEEEVQLADGSRQPWFYPGPEDCMTCHTHASGYVLGPNTRQLNRDFHYATTGKSDNQLRSLAHVGLFTAPPKEDAIDDLDRLYPLDDETVPLDRRVRSYLASNCSQCHTTGGVNANWFADYAAELSDLGVLDAKPLNHMGLSNVKLIAPGKPERSVMLLRVTSDKRGYRMPPVGRLKTDDQAVEALTQWIAQLQAEKEEK
- a CDS encoding DUF1559 domain-containing protein — protein: MSRLLRPKRSAFTLVELLVVIAVIGILVGLLLPAVQAAREAARRMQCSNNMKQIGLAMHNYENTHRVFPMGWAHHIEDRLTGTGRGNCFKTNHGAGDRIGRSPWTAMILPFIEQNAIYEQFDSNYAINWALNSSWAGGRENESVWLMSIDAYKCPSDPRNSGQDNLLNYLGVSGGVEYTCWNLGDLDSVGVRGLDNDGMLYLGSKTKFAHVLDGTSNTFLFGETKYPRARGDDPTQDNYLAWGSAGMAWNSVPQTAICATARDQINTFYPSMAPGQTPSHAHMQRVFGSYHPGGCMFTMVDGSVSFRSENIDINLYQTMGTRADGLPIGGAPQ